The following are encoded in a window of Meiothermus sp. CFH 77666 genomic DNA:
- a CDS encoding phosphoenolpyruvate carboxylase, with translation MSEDRLFEQLKREVDLLGRALGKAIRTLSGQRVFELEEEVRELTKALRQSYSEATRQQLLSIVRGLSLAEAENMIRAFSTYFHLVNLAEERHRVRVNREREKKSTPQAPRGESFLALVGQLKRQGLSYEQAVDVLSRLRLHLTFTAHPTETRRRTQRYHISEIEKLLDAAEREGPEDSAQENHAEAPPLIADANSQLDARVALLWGTSELRKSRPSVEDEVKGGLFYTTYTLWQAIPRLVDGLESALEAHYGLRPDLSPPLVFRSWIGGDRDGNPNVVPEVTSWAQNYARETALRKFVEDVDGLIRDLSLSEERITISRELRLALEDHARRLALPERFQGEPYRQFGMGLRYKLRALLGEQTGPGYSSTHEFIGDLRKAEASLNQLGLKEISRVSVRPLRLNAEAFGLELVSLDLREESRALTEAVAELLKTAGVHEHYVGLEPLQREALLTQELATARPLAPVGYRPQTKALQTALEALRNWRARGAHVVSMTHHPSDLLEVLLLAREVGLYRPGRALPFDVVPLFETLGDLENAPEVVARLLDNPVFMAHVQGRGGLEVMIGYSDSNKDAGFLAANWALYRAQEAITATAKSRGVQVYYFHGRGTSTARGGGTAGRAIASLPPGTVGSRMRLTEQGEALADRYAHPDLAYRNLEQMLYHTALASARDLYGQAEPLREAWREAMTRAARRSTEVYRELLLRPGFFEFYEQLTPIREIGALNIASRPVYRSGRVREIKDLRAIPWVMSWTQVRLLIPGWYGLAEGLEEIPLSLRREMFAQWPFFATTLDSAAIALAKADLGIAREYLRLVEPSLAERFFPSIARAFEKTRAILEETFQNTLLFNHPVLARQTELRNPYVDPISLVQVELLERYRRTPPEAPERKGLERALMLSLLGIAAGLRNAG, from the coding sequence ATGAGTGAAGATCGGCTGTTTGAACAGCTCAAGCGCGAAGTGGATTTGTTGGGGCGGGCTCTGGGGAAGGCTATTCGAACGCTTTCGGGCCAGCGTGTTTTTGAACTGGAGGAAGAAGTCCGCGAGCTGACCAAAGCCCTGCGGCAAAGCTACAGCGAAGCCACCCGCCAGCAGCTTCTGAGCATTGTGCGGGGCCTCTCGCTGGCCGAGGCCGAAAACATGATCCGGGCCTTTTCGACCTATTTTCATCTGGTCAATCTGGCCGAAGAACGCCACCGGGTACGGGTTAATCGGGAGCGGGAGAAGAAAAGCACCCCGCAGGCCCCCAGGGGGGAATCGTTTCTGGCCCTGGTCGGGCAGCTCAAACGCCAGGGTCTGAGCTATGAGCAGGCGGTAGATGTGCTCTCGCGGCTACGGCTGCACCTGACCTTCACCGCGCACCCCACCGAGACCCGCCGCCGCACCCAGCGGTATCACATCAGCGAGATTGAAAAGCTTCTGGATGCAGCCGAGCGAGAGGGCCCTGAAGACTCAGCGCAGGAGAACCACGCCGAGGCTCCACCGCTCATTGCTGATGCCAACTCACAGCTTGATGCTCGAGTGGCCCTGCTGTGGGGCACCTCCGAACTGCGCAAATCCCGTCCGAGTGTGGAAGACGAGGTGAAAGGCGGCCTTTTTTACACCACCTATACCCTGTGGCAGGCCATCCCCCGGCTGGTGGATGGGCTGGAGAGTGCCCTGGAGGCCCACTACGGCCTGCGCCCCGACCTTTCGCCTCCATTAGTGTTTCGGAGTTGGATTGGGGGCGACCGGGACGGCAACCCCAATGTGGTGCCAGAGGTCACGAGCTGGGCCCAGAACTACGCCCGCGAAACCGCCCTGCGTAAGTTTGTGGAGGACGTGGACGGCCTGATTCGGGACTTGTCGCTCAGCGAGGAGCGCATCACCATTAGTCGTGAACTGCGGCTGGCCCTGGAAGACCATGCCAGGCGTTTGGCGCTGCCCGAGCGCTTCCAGGGGGAACCCTACCGCCAGTTTGGCATGGGGCTGCGCTACAAGCTGCGGGCCTTGTTGGGCGAGCAAACCGGCCCTGGCTATAGCAGCACCCATGAGTTTATCGGGGATTTACGCAAGGCCGAGGCCAGCCTCAATCAGCTTGGCCTGAAGGAGATTTCCCGAGTCAGCGTGCGCCCCCTGCGGTTGAATGCCGAGGCGTTTGGCCTCGAGCTGGTCAGCCTGGATTTGCGGGAGGAGTCCCGCGCGCTGACCGAAGCCGTAGCCGAACTGCTGAAAACCGCCGGGGTGCACGAGCATTACGTGGGGCTGGAACCGCTGCAAAGGGAGGCCCTGCTGACCCAGGAACTGGCCACCGCCCGGCCCCTGGCGCCGGTGGGCTACCGTCCGCAGACCAAGGCCCTGCAAACCGCCCTGGAAGCCCTGCGCAACTGGCGGGCGCGGGGGGCCCACGTGGTCTCGATGACCCACCACCCCAGCGACCTGCTCGAGGTACTCCTGCTGGCGCGGGAGGTGGGGCTCTACCGCCCTGGGCGGGCCCTGCCATTCGATGTGGTGCCGCTCTTCGAGACCCTGGGCGACCTGGAAAATGCGCCCGAGGTGGTGGCCCGGCTGCTGGACAACCCGGTTTTTATGGCCCATGTGCAGGGCCGGGGGGGCCTCGAGGTCATGATTGGCTACTCCGACTCCAACAAGGACGCAGGCTTTCTGGCCGCCAACTGGGCGCTCTACCGGGCTCAGGAAGCCATTACTGCCACAGCAAAGAGCCGGGGCGTGCAGGTCTACTATTTCCACGGGCGCGGCACCTCCACCGCTCGAGGGGGTGGCACCGCCGGGCGGGCCATTGCCAGCCTGCCGCCCGGCACGGTGGGCAGCCGCATGCGCCTGACCGAGCAGGGCGAGGCCCTGGCCGACCGCTACGCCCACCCCGACCTGGCCTACCGGAACCTCGAGCAGATGCTCTACCACACCGCGCTGGCCTCGGCCCGCGACCTCTACGGGCAGGCCGAGCCCCTCCGCGAAGCGTGGCGCGAGGCCATGACCCGAGCCGCTCGGCGCTCCACCGAGGTCTACCGCGAGTTGCTCCTGCGCCCCGGTTTCTTTGAGTTTTACGAACAGCTCACCCCTATCCGCGAGATTGGCGCCCTGAACATTGCCAGCAGGCCCGTGTATCGCTCGGGGCGGGTACGCGAAATAAAGGACCTGAGGGCCATCCCCTGGGTGATGTCCTGGACGCAGGTGCGACTTTTGATTCCCGGCTGGTACGGCCTGGCCGAAGGGCTGGAAGAAATTCCGCTCAGCTTGCGGCGGGAAATGTTTGCGCAGTGGCCCTTCTTTGCCACCACCCTGGATAGCGCGGCCATTGCCCTGGCCAAGGCCGACCTGGGGATTGCCCGGGAGTATCTGCGCCTGGTAGAACCTTCTCTGGCAGAGCGCTTTTT
- a CDS encoding NUDIX domain-containing protein has translation MTPLAQYVAGFLFTPDKTRVVLMRKHRADPDARLFNGVGGKIMPDELPKAAMSRVFKEETGVGIPPKEWMALARLEGYTFQVYF, from the coding sequence ATGACCCCCCTAGCCCAGTACGTCGCCGGTTTCCTCTTCACCCCCGACAAAACTCGAGTGGTGCTGATGCGAAAGCACCGGGCCGACCCGGATGCACGGCTATTCAATGGGGTGGGAGGCAAAATCATGCCCGATGAACTGCCCAAAGCCGCCATGTCCAGGGTTTTCAAGGAAGAAACCGGCGTCGGCATCCCTCCCAAAGAATGGATGGCGCTGGCAAGGCTGGAGGGTTATACCTTTCAGGTGTACTTCTAG
- a CDS encoding NUDIX hydrolase, with protein MPERQYLYKGRILNLALEGPYEIVEHAHAVAVLVERDGQILFVRQYRPAIGSETLEIPAGLIDPGETPEEAARRELAEEAQLAGDLEYLTGFYLSPGFCDEKLHVFRATHLRAAYAQPDDDEEITIEWHDPRQVLQAARDGRVQISASAMAGILLYLSERALGGGVVGSG; from the coding sequence ATGCCCGAACGGCAGTACCTTTACAAAGGCCGCATCCTGAACCTGGCCCTCGAGGGCCCCTACGAGATTGTCGAACATGCCCACGCAGTCGCGGTGCTGGTCGAGCGAGACGGCCAGATTCTGTTCGTGCGGCAGTACCGCCCGGCCATTGGCAGCGAGACCCTGGAGATTCCGGCGGGCCTCATCGACCCCGGCGAAACCCCCGAGGAAGCGGCCCGCCGTGAGCTGGCCGAGGAGGCGCAGCTGGCCGGCGACCTCGAGTACCTCACAGGCTTCTACCTGTCGCCGGGCTTTTGCGATGAAAAACTCCACGTTTTCCGGGCCACCCACCTCCGGGCGGCCTATGCCCAACCCGATGACGACGAAGAAATCACCATCGAGTGGCACGACCCCCGGCAGGTTTTGCAGGCCGCCCGCGACGGCAGGGTGCAGATATCAGCCTCGGCCATGGCGGGGATTTTGCTTTATCTTAGCGAGAGGGCTTTGGGGGGCGGTGTTGTGGGCTCCGGGTAA
- the ribF gene encoding riboflavin biosynthesis protein RibF — MLLINDPSDAPAGPKVVAIGSFDGLHLGHQHLIHQAQQEAKNRHIPLLVYTFDPPSKVFMRGEGFLTDLSEKLELLRGLGVEIALIVPFTEAFSKRSKDDFLGDLRALEAQRIYVGADFRFGKARAGGLEDLNTVAPTQILPLLELGGRPVKSSRIRDLLRAGEVDEAKLLLGRTYTARGIVQEGDKLGRQLGFPTANIEVAPLKILPMGVFAVRVQTPQGRFGGMANVGYRPTVSGQVLRFEAHLFGFAGDLYGQELSVEFLTKLRGEKKFESLEALKAQLAQDAEAARRVLGI; from the coding sequence ATGCTGCTGATTAACGACCCCTCCGACGCACCCGCCGGCCCCAAGGTGGTGGCCATTGGTAGCTTTGATGGTTTGCACCTCGGGCACCAGCACCTGATCCACCAGGCCCAGCAGGAGGCCAAGAACCGGCACATTCCGCTCTTGGTCTACACCTTCGACCCCCCCAGCAAGGTTTTCATGCGAGGGGAGGGCTTCCTGACCGATTTGTCGGAGAAGCTCGAGCTTTTGCGGGGCCTGGGGGTCGAAATCGCCCTGATTGTGCCCTTCACCGAGGCTTTCTCCAAACGCAGTAAGGATGACTTCCTGGGCGACCTGCGAGCCCTCGAGGCCCAGCGCATCTATGTAGGTGCCGACTTCCGCTTTGGCAAGGCCAGGGCTGGAGGGCTGGAAGACCTGAACACGGTAGCGCCCACCCAGATTCTGCCGCTGCTCGAGCTGGGTGGCAGGCCGGTCAAGTCGAGCCGTATCCGCGATCTGCTGCGCGCGGGAGAGGTTGACGAGGCCAAGCTGCTGCTAGGGCGGACGTACACCGCCCGGGGCATCGTGCAGGAGGGTGACAAACTCGGGCGGCAGTTGGGTTTTCCCACCGCCAATATCGAAGTAGCCCCCCTCAAAATTCTGCCGATGGGCGTGTTCGCCGTGCGGGTGCAGACCCCCCAGGGCCGCTTTGGCGGCATGGCTAACGTGGGCTACCGCCCTACCGTCTCGGGCCAGGTGTTGCGCTTCGAGGCGCATCTGTTTGGCTTTGCGGGCGATTTGTACGGTCAGGAATTGAGCGTGGAGTTTCTCACCAAGCTGCGCGGCGAAAAGAAATTTGAGAGCCTGGAAGCCCTCAAGGCCCAGCTTGCCCAGGATGCCGAGGCAGCCCGTCGGGTGTTGGGAATCTAG